From one Magnetococcales bacterium genomic stretch:
- a CDS encoding SLBB domain-containing protein, which translates to MRGRVYGVILVVFALAALFFPERAVAADDLVGDGLMELLRGGRKSDALGLPSLGRTPSINIRGDFGDNQNAPLLGQEQKDQQEKKSDTPQDNPLSRIHPARLPVPEPVPGAKQTKMDGKGQADLPKDASLEQKGVQGPLLKQFGYDLFEGMPSTFAPVANIPIPSDYVIGPGDTIQVQMSGKAFQTYPLKVTREGMVDFPGIGLIPVAGVSFHEVKDLLAGRIKSQLIGMELTHVTMASLRSIRVFVLGDVHRPGSFTVGALSTMVNALFASGGVTPVGSLRQIQLKRGDKVVTTLDLYDLLMHGDTSRDARLVDGDVLFVPPIGATVGVEGEVRRPGIFELKNDKTVQDVLKMAGGLFPSAFKRGIQLERIQEGKGRKILALDLSQGSLAKTRVQSGDTIRIQSVLEKMEDVVTLSGHVERPGPYEWRQGLRLTDVVSSPRALQENPDLGYVLIRRESHDGYRWKFLVSRLDQPFANRESPYNTLLQPHDEILVLGLNEDRAKTIEPWVTELRRQTPSDQLEPIVSVEGNVRFPGVYPFAQGMHLSELVRSAADTLPGTDLDYAVVVRVLDKDGRVAPFSIRLRDIFGNEGSPSDLLVRPEDKLLVFASSNYFEEYTLAQDRKGLFSRELKIPGQGAGRDRKVEKKEGQNPFIDSSGNLEQSDDFFIANSVKKSGSGDSGEGGGQGGMDNVFSRSAMVGGTDFLSRNYANVRGRYLSDDQRQQQAGLAHSLSRSQASRAQNMQEKETEITTQQSAFGGFNQRERFKRFRHSVSDLPAFMTGGMQTDDAKEKFSFLRVPTNSPELADHFYSWSQRTREGLLKPVLEQLQAQATFSQPSRIVAVSGMVRFPGRYPLEEGMRISDLIRAGGWMAEPAYTLEAEINRYFITDKKTREMQHLSVALNDVLSGNPTADLDLRPYDALTIKPVPNWSGTMHVSIQGEVRFPGTYPVKKGETLKQLIERAGNLTEFAFPEGAIFLREDLKERERKEMEALANRLEGEIVKYTLMHTRTSISADSTKNAAVDPVTLNAIMAKLKETHPQGRLAIDLPAILAGVEDDGSPVADSFFWESGKKASVSISLRDGDQILLPPKSSEVTVLGEVNYPSSHQFWRSKSAEDYVSLSGGFSNSADKDNIYIVKANGQVIPKNADSIFGSSWFAMGSLDVAAGDTIVVPLKTDQIEIMDFLKNVSSILYNLTITTAAIKQLGIIGK; encoded by the coding sequence ATGCGTGGTCGAGTTTATGGAGTCATCCTGGTTGTGTTTGCCCTGGCCGCTCTCTTTTTTCCGGAAAGAGCGGTAGCGGCGGATGATTTGGTTGGCGATGGCCTGATGGAACTCTTGCGGGGTGGCCGCAAGTCCGACGCACTTGGCTTGCCGTCCTTGGGCAGGACGCCATCGATCAACATCAGAGGGGATTTTGGCGACAATCAAAATGCCCCGTTACTCGGCCAGGAGCAAAAGGACCAGCAGGAAAAAAAGTCAGACACCCCCCAGGACAACCCCCTGAGCAGGATTCACCCGGCGCGGCTGCCGGTTCCGGAGCCCGTTCCTGGCGCCAAACAAACCAAAATGGACGGAAAAGGCCAGGCCGACTTGCCCAAGGATGCCAGCCTGGAACAGAAGGGGGTGCAGGGCCCTCTCCTCAAGCAGTTTGGCTACGATCTGTTTGAGGGCATGCCCTCGACCTTTGCCCCGGTTGCCAACATCCCCATCCCCTCCGACTATGTGATCGGGCCGGGTGATACGATACAGGTCCAGATGTCCGGGAAGGCTTTTCAAACCTATCCCCTCAAAGTCACGCGCGAGGGCATGGTCGATTTTCCGGGTATTGGCCTCATTCCCGTGGCGGGGGTCTCGTTCCATGAAGTCAAGGATCTGCTGGCCGGACGTATCAAGTCGCAATTGATCGGGATGGAGTTGACCCATGTGACCATGGCGTCGCTGCGCTCCATCCGGGTGTTCGTTCTCGGGGATGTTCATCGCCCGGGCAGCTTTACGGTGGGGGCTCTCTCCACCATGGTCAATGCCCTCTTCGCCAGTGGCGGTGTGACGCCAGTGGGGTCGCTGCGGCAAATTCAATTGAAACGGGGCGACAAGGTTGTCACGACCCTGGATCTCTATGATCTCCTCATGCATGGGGATACCAGTCGCGACGCCAGATTGGTGGATGGAGATGTGCTCTTTGTTCCCCCCATCGGGGCGACCGTCGGGGTGGAAGGGGAGGTGCGCCGACCCGGTATTTTCGAGCTGAAAAATGATAAAACGGTCCAGGATGTCTTGAAAATGGCCGGGGGTTTGTTTCCGTCCGCCTTCAAGAGAGGGATCCAGCTGGAACGTATCCAGGAGGGCAAAGGACGTAAAATTCTGGCCCTGGATCTGAGTCAGGGTTCCTTGGCCAAGACCCGGGTGCAAAGTGGCGATACCATCCGCATCCAGTCCGTGCTCGAAAAGATGGAGGATGTGGTCACCCTCTCCGGTCATGTGGAACGTCCCGGACCTTACGAATGGCGCCAGGGATTGCGCCTGACCGATGTGGTCTCGTCCCCCAGGGCGTTACAGGAAAATCCCGATCTTGGTTACGTCCTGATTCGACGCGAGTCGCATGATGGCTATCGATGGAAATTTCTCGTCTCCAGATTGGATCAGCCCTTTGCCAATCGGGAATCGCCCTACAATACCCTCTTGCAACCGCATGACGAGATTCTGGTCCTGGGGTTGAACGAGGATCGGGCGAAAACCATCGAACCCTGGGTGACGGAACTGCGCCGACAAACACCCTCCGATCAGCTTGAGCCCATCGTCAGCGTTGAGGGCAATGTTCGTTTCCCGGGCGTCTACCCGTTTGCTCAGGGCATGCATCTGTCGGAGTTGGTGCGCTCGGCTGCCGACACCTTGCCCGGGACCGACCTGGATTATGCCGTCGTGGTGCGCGTCCTGGACAAGGATGGCCGGGTCGCTCCTTTCTCGATCCGGCTGCGCGATATCTTCGGCAACGAAGGCTCGCCCAGCGATCTCCTGGTCCGCCCTGAAGACAAGTTGCTCGTCTTTGCCAGCAGCAACTATTTTGAAGAGTATACCCTGGCCCAGGATCGCAAGGGGCTTTTCTCCCGGGAACTCAAGATTCCAGGGCAGGGAGCCGGTCGCGATCGCAAGGTGGAAAAAAAGGAAGGACAAAATCCCTTCATTGACTCAAGCGGCAACCTGGAGCAGTCGGATGATTTCTTCATAGCCAATTCGGTCAAAAAATCCGGCAGCGGTGATTCTGGCGAAGGGGGTGGACAGGGAGGCATGGACAATGTCTTCTCCCGCTCGGCCATGGTCGGGGGGACGGATTTCCTGAGCCGGAACTACGCCAATGTCAGGGGGAGGTATCTGTCCGATGACCAGCGTCAGCAGCAGGCCGGCCTGGCCCATTCTCTGTCACGCTCCCAGGCGAGCCGTGCCCAGAACATGCAGGAAAAGGAAACGGAGATAACGACCCAGCAGTCCGCCTTCGGTGGATTCAACCAGCGGGAACGCTTCAAACGGTTCAGGCATTCGGTCTCTGACCTTCCTGCCTTCATGACGGGCGGCATGCAAACGGACGATGCCAAGGAGAAGTTTTCCTTCCTCAGGGTGCCGACCAACTCTCCAGAGTTGGCGGACCATTTTTATTCCTGGTCACAGCGTACCCGTGAGGGGTTGCTGAAGCCGGTTCTGGAGCAACTCCAGGCCCAGGCCACCTTTTCGCAACCCTCCCGCATCGTCGCTGTCTCGGGCATGGTGCGCTTTCCAGGTCGCTACCCGTTGGAAGAGGGGATGCGCATCAGCGACCTGATCCGCGCCGGCGGATGGATGGCCGAACCAGCCTATACCCTGGAAGCGGAGATCAACCGCTACTTCATCACCGATAAAAAAACCAGGGAGATGCAGCACCTGAGTGTCGCCTTGAATGACGTTTTGTCGGGGAATCCAACAGCCGATCTTGACTTGCGTCCCTACGATGCCCTGACCATCAAGCCGGTGCCCAACTGGTCGGGAACCATGCATGTCTCGATCCAGGGGGAAGTCCGCTTTCCCGGCACCTACCCGGTCAAAAAAGGGGAGACGCTCAAACAGCTGATCGAACGGGCTGGCAATCTGACCGAATTTGCCTTTCCGGAGGGGGCCATATTCCTGCGCGAAGATTTGAAGGAGAGGGAGCGCAAGGAGATGGAAGCCCTGGCCAATCGTCTGGAAGGGGAGATCGTCAAATACACCCTGATGCACACGCGGACGTCGATCTCCGCCGATTCAACGAAAAATGCAGCGGTCGACCCGGTGACCCTGAATGCCATCATGGCCAAGCTGAAAGAGACCCATCCGCAGGGACGTTTGGCCATCGACCTTCCGGCAATCCTGGCTGGTGTAGAGGACGACGGCTCGCCGGTTGCCGATTCGTTCTTCTGGGAATCAGGAAAAAAGGCCTCTGTCTCCATCTCGTTGCGTGACGGGGATCAAATCCTGTTGCCGCCGAAGAGCAGCGAGGTGACCGTTCTGGGCGAGGTCAACTATCCCTCTTCCCATCAGTTCTGGCGCAGCAAGTCGGCGGAAGATTACGTCAGTCTGAGTGGTGGTTTCAGCAACAGCGCCGACAAGGATAATATCTACATCGTCAAGGCCAATGGTCAGGTCATTCCCAAGAATGCCGACAGCATTTTTGGATCCTCCTGGTTTGCCATGGGCAGCCTGGATGTCGCGGCGGGCGACACCATCGTCGTCCCTCTGAAAACAGACCAGATCGAGATCATGGATTTCTTGAAGAATGTCTCCAGCATTCTCTACAACCTGACGATCACGACGGCTGCCATCAAACAATTGGGTATCATTGGGAAATAG